Within the Novosphingobium sp. SL115 genome, the region GACGATGAACTGCGCGGCACTGCCCGAAACGCTGATCGAGGCTGAACTTTTCGGGCATGAAGCAGGCGCTTTCACCGGCGCAACGCGGGTGCGGGTGGGCCGGTTTGAAGAAGCCGACAAGGGCACACTGTTCCTTGACGAACTGGGCACGCTGTCGATGGGCGCGCAGGAACGGCTGCTGCGCGCGGTCGAATATGGCGAGGTCACCCGCATCGGGTCGAGCAAGCCGGTGCGTGTGGACGTGCGCATCGTGGCGGCAACCAACGAAGACCTGCCCCGCATGGCGCAGCAGGGCCGGTTCCGCGCCGACCTGCTGGACCGGCTGAGCTTTGAAGTCATCACCCTTCCCCCGCTGCGGGTGCGCGAAGGCGATATTGCGGTGCTGGCCGATTACTTCGGGCGGCGCATGGCGGCAGAATTGCACTGGGATTCATGGCCCGGCTTTGCGCCGCCCACGCAAAAGGCGATGGAGGAACACCTCTGGCCGGGCAATGTGCGCGAATTGCGCAACGTGGTGGAACGCGCGGTCTATCGCTGGGATGACTGGACCACGCCGATTGCCCATGTGCAGTTCGACCCGTTCGAAAGCGCGTGGAAGCCGGTTGCGCCGCCACGCATGGCCGAAACCGATGCTGCGCCTCTGCCCATTGCGGCATCGGCTGATTACGACGAGATCAGCGACTTGCGGCAGGCCGTGGACGCACACGAACGCGCGATCATCGAACACCATCTGGGCCGCAACCGCTACAACCAGCGGCAGACCGCCAAGGCGCTGGGGCTGAGCTATGATCAGTTGCGGCATTGCATGAAGAAGCATGGATTGATGGAGCGGGGATAACAACAGCAGCCTTTGCCTCCCGGCGCGAAACCCACTAACGCCGCGCAACAATGTCGCTGACCCGTCTGACCCTGCGCGATTTTCGCAATCATGCCGCGACGCGGCTGGTGGATATGCAGGCGTTCAATGTGCTGGTGGGTGAGAACGGCGCGGGCAAGACCAATGTGCTGGAGGCAATCAGCCTGCTGGCCCCCGGACGTGGACTGCGACGGGCGCAACCGGCAGAAATGGCTGGGCGTGATGGCGCCGGCGGGTTTGCCGTGGCGGCCGAGATGGAACACGGCGCGGTGCAGATTGGCACGGCCACGTCGGCCGATGCCCCCAACCGCCGTTCGGTGCGGATCAATGGCGCAGAAGGCCCCGCGGCGCGGCTGGCAGAATGGCTGTCGATCACCTGGCTGACGCCAGCCATGGACCGCATCTTTGCCGAAAGCGCAGGATCGCGGCGGCGTTTCCTTGATCGGCTGGTACTGGCGCGTGACCCTGCCCATGCCCGCAATGCCACGCGATATGAAACCGCGCTGCGCGAACGCAACCGGTTGCTGGGCGATCCGGCTGAACCCGACCCGCTGTGGCTGGACGGGATTGAGGCGCAGATGGCGGAATGCGGCGCAGCGATGGCGGCGGCGCGCGCGGCATTGGTGGCTGATCTGGCCACGGCGCTGGAACGGGTGCCCGAACAGCCCTTTGCTCGCCCTGAGCTTGCCTATGCCAGCGAAGTGCCGCTGGACGCCGATGCGTTGCGCATGGCTTTGCGCGACGGACGACGGCGGGACCGGGCCGCAGGCCGTTCGCTGACAGGCCCGCACCGCGACGATCTGGCCGTCACGCTGGCAGCCAAGAACGCCCCGGCGGCAGACTGTTCAACCGGAGAACAGAAGGCGATGCTGATCGCCATCGTGCTGGCCCATGCCGGGCTGACGGCGGGTGAGCGGCCCCGACTGTTGCTGCTGGACGAAATCGCCGCGCACCTTGATCCGCTGCGGCGTTCGGCCCTGTTTGAACGTCTGGCGCAAAGCGGCGCGCAAGTATGGATGACCGGCACGGAAATGGCCCCGTTTTCCGACATTTCCGGGACCAGCGCGGTTTGGGCGGTGCGCGATGGGGTGGCGGAACCCGCGTAGTCCGTGGCTCCTACTTCTGGATCGCAGCCTTCAGGGCTTGCGTCACCTGGGCTTGCGTAACCGCGACGATCTTGTCCACGCCCTGGGCGTTGGGATGCACGTTGTCTTCCAGCATCAGCGCCTTGTTGCCGA harbors:
- the pspF gene encoding phage shock protein operon transcriptional activator, with product MDREVQFIGQSGAFLDAVERASRAAPMRRPVLVIGERGTGKELIAERLHRLSTRWQEPLVTMNCAALPETLIEAELFGHEAGAFTGATRVRVGRFEEADKGTLFLDELGTLSMGAQERLLRAVEYGEVTRIGSSKPVRVDVRIVAATNEDLPRMAQQGRFRADLLDRLSFEVITLPPLRVREGDIAVLADYFGRRMAAELHWDSWPGFAPPTQKAMEEHLWPGNVRELRNVVERAVYRWDDWTTPIAHVQFDPFESAWKPVAPPRMAETDAAPLPIAASADYDEISDLRQAVDAHERAIIEHHLGRNRYNQRQTAKALGLSYDQLRHCMKKHGLMERG
- the recF gene encoding DNA replication/repair protein RecF (All proteins in this family for which functions are known are DNA-binding proteins that assist the filamentation of RecA onto DNA for the initiation of recombination or recombinational repair.) is translated as MSLTRLTLRDFRNHAATRLVDMQAFNVLVGENGAGKTNVLEAISLLAPGRGLRRAQPAEMAGRDGAGGFAVAAEMEHGAVQIGTATSADAPNRRSVRINGAEGPAARLAEWLSITWLTPAMDRIFAESAGSRRRFLDRLVLARDPAHARNATRYETALRERNRLLGDPAEPDPLWLDGIEAQMAECGAAMAAARAALVADLATALERVPEQPFARPELAYASEVPLDADALRMALRDGRRRDRAAGRSLTGPHRDDLAVTLAAKNAPAADCSTGEQKAMLIAIVLAHAGLTAGERPRLLLLDEIAAHLDPLRRSALFERLAQSGAQVWMTGTEMAPFSDISGTSAVWAVRDGVAEPA